The proteins below are encoded in one region of Sphingobacteriales bacterium:
- a CDS encoding helix-turn-helix domain-containing protein: MNRTFKQLTAEQRYQIATLLSKQFRQKQIARYIGKSESCVSREIRRNKMYSGKYDAANAHQYTVFRHQTKQKHTNFTSSVQLQVDHLYSRNYPRSKSAVA, from the coding sequence ATGAATCGTACATTTAAACAACTCACCGCAGAGCAAAGGTATCAAATCGCGACCTTATTGTCAAAACAATTCAGACAAAAACAGATTGCGCGCTATATTGGCAAGAGTGAATCCTGTGTTAGCAGAGAAATTCGCAGGAATAAGATGTACTCAGGCAAGTATGACGCTGCAAACGCGCATCAGTATACTGTGTTCAGGCATCAGACTAAGCAGAAGCATACCAATTTCACCTCCTCCGTTCAACTTCAAGTAGACCATCTTTACAGCAGGAATTATCCCCGGAGCAAATCAGCTGTCGCCTGA